One window of Nocardia nova SH22a genomic DNA carries:
- a CDS encoding choline/carnitine O-acyltransferase: MTDRTFAFDDQLPRVPLPALDDSCARFLEWSRPLLTEDEYAATERTVAELLRDGGPGRILHADLERFDRTPGVGSWLDEFWPSRYLGRRDRIAVNANFFFLFRDDTVLARSTSDQQAERAAGLITAAVNYKLLLDKEEIPPLVQRGAHFSMAQNKSLFSETRIPGDPQDSVRVPYSDEWPGPSKARHIVVFHHGAMFRMEVIGAGGVAHAPEDLADGLRAVLKAAPEQVAVETSAGHLTTLARAEWAGVRGELAADAGNAAALDTIETALFCVCLDDVTPADELAACDRLLHGDSGNRWFDKAVSLIVFADGSAGINVEHCGLDGTTILSFVDTLLETSVAEHAASSGAAPQGLPSVEPIEFRLDEPMRARIAAAAADFARFVADNATTTVSFGSFGTTRAKQLGISPDAFAQLSYQLAHQRSKGKLGATYESIATRQYRNGRTEAMRVVTPQLLEFVAAMDDSSADTAARVAAARAAATAHVERAKQCQRGEAPEQHLWELQWIQRRRGAELGVTEPMPFYDSPGWTITRDDYLSTSSAPSVNVEYFGFGCTSPTCIGVAYVLLPDRWNLYLATPAAVAGQMERFATELRRAVTELEALLASEA; encoded by the coding sequence GTGACCGACCGTACCTTCGCCTTCGACGATCAGCTGCCGCGCGTACCGCTGCCCGCGCTCGACGACAGTTGCGCGCGCTTCCTGGAGTGGTCGCGGCCGCTGCTGACCGAGGACGAATACGCCGCCACCGAGCGCACCGTGGCCGAGCTGCTGCGCGACGGCGGACCGGGCCGGATCCTGCACGCCGATCTGGAGCGTTTCGACCGCACGCCCGGCGTCGGCAGCTGGCTCGACGAGTTCTGGCCCTCCCGCTACCTGGGGCGGCGCGACCGGATCGCCGTCAACGCCAACTTCTTCTTCCTGTTCCGCGACGACACCGTGCTGGCGCGGTCGACCTCGGATCAGCAGGCCGAGCGCGCGGCCGGGCTCATCACCGCCGCGGTGAACTACAAGCTCCTGCTGGACAAGGAGGAGATCCCGCCGCTCGTGCAGCGCGGCGCGCACTTCTCGATGGCGCAGAACAAGTCCCTGTTCTCCGAGACCCGCATTCCGGGCGATCCGCAGGACAGCGTCCGGGTGCCCTACAGCGACGAATGGCCCGGTCCCTCGAAGGCCCGCCACATCGTGGTCTTCCACCACGGCGCCATGTTCCGGATGGAGGTCATCGGCGCGGGCGGGGTGGCGCACGCTCCGGAGGATCTCGCCGACGGCCTGCGCGCGGTGCTCAAGGCGGCGCCCGAGCAGGTTGCGGTGGAGACCTCGGCCGGACATCTCACCACTCTGGCGCGGGCCGAATGGGCCGGTGTCCGTGGGGAATTGGCCGCCGACGCGGGCAACGCGGCGGCGCTGGACACCATCGAGACCGCCCTGTTCTGCGTCTGCCTCGACGATGTCACGCCCGCCGACGAACTGGCGGCCTGCGACCGGCTGCTGCACGGTGACAGCGGGAACCGGTGGTTCGACAAGGCGGTCTCGCTGATCGTCTTCGCGGACGGCAGCGCCGGAATCAATGTCGAGCACTGCGGTCTGGACGGCACCACCATCCTGTCGTTCGTCGACACCCTGCTCGAGACCTCGGTGGCCGAGCACGCGGCGAGTTCGGGTGCGGCGCCGCAGGGATTGCCCTCGGTGGAGCCGATCGAGTTCCGGCTCGACGAGCCGATGCGGGCGCGGATCGCCGCGGCGGCCGCCGACTTCGCGCGGTTCGTGGCCGACAATGCCACCACCACCGTCTCGTTCGGCAGCTTCGGCACCACGCGCGCCAAACAGCTCGGCATCTCCCCGGACGCGTTCGCGCAGTTGAGCTATCAGCTCGCCCATCAGCGCAGCAAGGGCAAACTGGGCGCGACCTACGAGTCCATCGCCACCCGGCAGTACCGCAACGGCCGCACCGAGGCGATGCGCGTCGTCACCCCGCAGCTGCTGGAATTCGTTGCCGCCATGGACGATTCGTCCGCCGACACCGCCGCTCGGGTGGCGGCGGCCCGCGCGGCGGCGACCGCGCACGTCGAGCGCGCGAAACAGTGTCAGCGCGGTGAGGCGCCCGAGCAGCATCTGTGGGAGCTGCAGTGGATCCAGCGCCGTCGCGGCGCCGAACTCGGTGTCACCGAGCCGATGCCGTTCTACGACAGCCCCGGCTGGACGATCACCCGCGACGACTACCTGAGCACCAGCTCGGCGCCCTCGGTCAACGTCGAATACTTCGGTTTCGGCTGCACCAGCCCCACCTGTATCGGTGTGGCGTACGTGCTGCTGCCGGATCGGTGGAACCTGTATCTGGCCACCCCGGCGGCGGTGGCCGGGCAGATGGAACGCTTCGCCACCGAATTGCGCCGTGCCGTCACCGAATTGGAGGCGCTGCTCGCGTCCGAGGCGTGA
- the hisG gene encoding ATP phosphoribosyltransferase — MLRVAVPNKGSLSESAVEILTEAGYRKRTDSRDLSVIDNANQVEFYFLRPKDIAIYVGSGRLDLGITGRDLALDSGAPVQERLSLGFGRSTFRYAAPAGSEWKVDDLYDKRIATSYPNLVLRDLQRRGIEAEVIRLDGAVEISIQLGVADAIADVVGSGRTLRQHDLVAFGESLCDSEAVLIEATGADQHDKARNQFVARVQGVVFAQQYLMLDYDCPKELLERAAAITPGLESPTVSPLADPAWVAVRALVPRGQGNDLMDQLADLGAKAILATDIRSCRSF; from the coding sequence ATGCTCCGCGTCGCAGTCCCCAACAAAGGCTCGCTGTCGGAATCGGCCGTCGAAATCCTCACCGAGGCCGGGTATCGCAAACGCACCGATTCGCGCGACCTGTCGGTGATCGACAACGCAAACCAGGTCGAGTTCTACTTCCTGCGCCCCAAGGACATCGCGATCTACGTCGGGTCCGGGCGGCTGGACCTCGGCATCACCGGTCGTGATCTGGCCCTCGATTCGGGTGCGCCGGTGCAGGAACGCCTGAGCCTGGGCTTCGGCCGCTCCACCTTCCGCTACGCCGCGCCCGCCGGATCCGAGTGGAAGGTCGACGACCTCTACGACAAGCGGATCGCCACCAGCTACCCCAACCTCGTGCTGCGGGACCTGCAGCGCCGGGGAATCGAGGCCGAGGTGATCCGCCTCGACGGTGCGGTGGAGATCTCGATCCAGCTCGGAGTCGCCGACGCCATCGCCGACGTGGTCGGCTCCGGCCGCACCCTGCGCCAGCACGACCTGGTGGCCTTCGGTGAGTCGCTGTGCGATTCGGAAGCGGTGCTGATCGAGGCCACCGGCGCCGATCAGCACGACAAGGCCCGCAATCAGTTCGTCGCCCGGGTCCAGGGCGTGGTCTTCGCCCAGCAGTATCTGATGCTGGACTACGACTGCCCCAAGGAACTGCTCGAACGCGCCGCCGCGATCACCCCGGGCCTGGAATCGCCGACGGTGTCGCCGCTGGCGGATCCGGCGTGGGTCGCCGTGCGGGCGCTGGTCCCGCGCGGTCAGGGCAACGACCTCATGGACCAGCTGGCCGACCTGGGCGCCAAGGCGATTCTGGCCACCGATATCCGGTCCTGCCGCTCGTTCTGA
- a CDS encoding RecB family exonuclease: MSAPPTATPPELPAVSSGPALSPSRAMDFRQCPLKYRLRAIDRIPEIPGRDAVRGTVVHAVLESLYGLPSGERVPARAAALVEPAWQRLLKDRPEVEAVLEQGGLPPFLDEVDRLVRGYYRLENPTGFDPESCESLVEVRLADGSPLRGYIDRIDVAPDGRLRVVDYKTGRVPAPDAEHRALFQLKFYALIVYRTRGVTPAQLRLVYLRDGEILTYAPEPDELDRFERIVSALWSAITTAGRDGDFPPRPGWMCRFCDYRPLCPAFGGTPPPYPGWPADAAGTVPEP, encoded by the coding sequence ATGTCCGCACCACCGACGGCGACCCCGCCCGAATTACCGGCCGTTTCCAGCGGTCCGGCGTTGTCGCCCTCGCGGGCAATGGATTTCCGGCAGTGCCCGCTGAAATACCGATTACGCGCGATCGACCGGATTCCGGAAATTCCCGGCCGCGACGCGGTCCGCGGAACCGTCGTGCACGCGGTGCTGGAATCGCTCTACGGGTTACCCAGCGGCGAACGTGTTCCCGCCCGCGCGGCGGCACTGGTCGAACCCGCCTGGCAGCGTTTGCTGAAAGATCGCCCCGAGGTCGAGGCGGTGCTCGAACAGGGCGGTCTCCCACCGTTTCTGGACGAGGTGGACCGGCTGGTGCGGGGCTACTACCGGCTCGAGAATCCCACCGGATTCGATCCGGAATCCTGCGAATCGCTGGTGGAGGTCCGCCTCGCCGACGGCTCCCCGCTGCGCGGTTACATCGACCGGATCGACGTCGCGCCGGACGGCCGGTTGCGGGTGGTCGACTACAAGACCGGCCGCGTCCCGGCGCCCGATGCCGAACACCGCGCACTGTTCCAGCTGAAGTTCTACGCGCTGATCGTCTACCGCACCCGCGGGGTGACACCGGCCCAGCTGCGGCTGGTCTACCTGCGCGACGGTGAGATCCTCACCTACGCCCCCGAGCCCGACGAGCTCGACCGGTTCGAGCGCATCGTGTCGGCGCTCTGGTCGGCGATCACCACCGCCGGGCGCGACGGTGATTTCCCGCCCCGCCCGGGGTGGATGTGCCGATTCTGCGACTACCGGCCGCTGTGCCCGGCCTTCGGCGGCACGCCGCCGCCGTATCCGGGATGGCCCGCCGATGCGGCCGGGACCGTCCCGGAGCCCTGA
- a CDS encoding tRNA (adenine-N1)-methyltransferase → MTARRTGPFTTGDRVQLTDAKGRQHTVVLEPGKEFHTHKGPIKHDELIGADEGTVVQSANGTPYLALRPLLVDYVLSMPRGAAVIYPKDAAQIVHEGDVFPGARVLEAGAGSGALTCSLLRAVGPEGSVRSYEIREDHAEHAIRNVERFFGERPDNWTLTLGDVAEYDDGQVDRVVLDMLKPWDALPAVSRALIPGGVLIVYVATVTQLSEVVEALRRQQCWTEPRSWESLVRPWHVVGLAVRPEHRMQGHTAFLVSARRLADGVVAPKPQRRPSKQG, encoded by the coding sequence ATGACGGCCAGACGGACCGGTCCATTCACCACGGGGGACCGGGTGCAGCTGACCGATGCCAAGGGCAGGCAACACACCGTCGTCCTGGAGCCGGGCAAGGAGTTCCACACCCACAAGGGTCCCATCAAGCACGACGAGCTGATCGGCGCCGACGAGGGCACCGTGGTCCAATCCGCCAACGGCACACCGTATCTCGCACTGCGGCCGCTGCTGGTCGACTATGTGCTGTCGATGCCGCGCGGCGCGGCGGTGATCTATCCGAAGGACGCCGCCCAGATCGTGCACGAGGGTGATGTGTTCCCCGGCGCGCGGGTACTCGAGGCGGGCGCCGGTTCCGGCGCGCTGACCTGCTCACTGCTGCGCGCGGTCGGCCCGGAAGGCAGCGTGCGCTCCTACGAGATCCGGGAAGACCACGCCGAGCACGCGATCCGCAATGTCGAGCGATTCTTCGGCGAACGCCCGGACAACTGGACGCTCACCCTCGGCGATGTCGCCGAATACGACGACGGTCAGGTCGACCGGGTGGTGCTGGACATGCTCAAGCCCTGGGACGCGCTACCGGCGGTGTCGCGGGCGCTGATTCCCGGCGGTGTGCTGATCGTCTACGTCGCCACGGTGACCCAGCTGTCGGAGGTGGTCGAGGCGCTGCGCCGGCAGCAGTGCTGGACCGAGCCGCGCTCCTGGGAATCGCTGGTGCGGCCGTGGCATGTGGTGGGGCTGGCGGTGCGCCCCGAGCACCGGATGCAGGGCCATACGGCGTTCCTGGTGAGCGCCCGGCGCCTCGCCGACGGTGTGGTGGCCCCGAAGCCGCAGCGGCGGCCCTCCAAGCAGGGCTGA
- a CDS encoding phosphoribosyl-ATP diphosphatase: MKTFESLFAELQDRAANRPEGSATVAALDAGVHAQGKKVIEEAGEVWIAAEYETDDQLAEEISQLLYWVQVLMVGRGLKLEDVYRHL, from the coding sequence GTGAAGACTTTCGAATCCCTGTTCGCCGAGCTGCAGGATCGTGCGGCCAACCGTCCGGAAGGTTCCGCAACCGTCGCGGCATTGGACGCCGGGGTGCATGCGCAGGGCAAGAAGGTGATCGAAGAGGCCGGTGAGGTGTGGATCGCGGCCGAATACGAGACCGACGACCAGCTCGCCGAGGAGATCTCCCAGCTTCTCTACTGGGTCCAGGTGCTGATGGTGGGCCGCGGACTGAAGCTCGAGGATGTGTACCGACATCTGTGA
- a CDS encoding GNAT family N-acetyltransferase, with the protein MTGPAVPRITWRPLTPDDFALLGAWLAAPHVRRWWNHESDPQSIDRDFGPTARGEVLAEDLLVSADGDPVGLVQRIRWGDWPDYLDEVRPLAEVPAEAISLDYLIGDPGRVGRGLGSAVLRAMLAATWIDRPSAPAVVIPVAAANSASWRALEKAGMRRVSAGLLPPDNPIDDGWHYLYRLDRPSPGE; encoded by the coding sequence GTGACCGGCCCGGCCGTACCTCGAATCACCTGGCGTCCGCTGACTCCGGACGACTTCGCACTCCTGGGTGCATGGCTCGCCGCACCCCATGTGCGGCGCTGGTGGAATCACGAATCCGATCCGCAATCGATCGACCGCGATTTCGGGCCGACCGCCCGCGGTGAGGTCCTCGCCGAGGATCTGCTCGTCAGTGCCGACGGCGATCCGGTGGGGCTGGTGCAACGGATCCGCTGGGGTGATTGGCCGGACTACCTCGATGAGGTGCGGCCGCTGGCCGAGGTGCCGGCCGAGGCGATATCCCTGGACTATCTGATCGGCGACCCCGGCCGGGTGGGCCGGGGGCTCGGCTCCGCCGTGCTGCGGGCGATGCTCGCCGCCACCTGGATCGATCGCCCCTCGGCTCCGGCCGTGGTGATTCCGGTCGCGGCCGCCAACTCGGCATCCTGGCGAGCCCTCGAGAAGGCCGGAATGCGCCGGGTGTCGGCAGGACTGCTGCCGCCGGACAATCCGATCGACGACGGCTGGCACTACCTGTATCGCCTCGATCGTCCGAGCCCCGGCGAGTGA